One part of the Glycine soja cultivar W05 chromosome 11, ASM419377v2, whole genome shotgun sequence genome encodes these proteins:
- the LOC114374271 gene encoding uncharacterized protein LOC114374271, translating to MIFNKGSMHSNLDCFVRCTTPVVQSQFLPKSEITSLNRLWQPWERESVEYFTLGDLWNCYDEWSAYGAGVPITLTSGETLVQYYVPYLSAIQIFTSNSFREETESGDCETRDSYSDSFSDESECDKLWRWDGTSSEEGGSEQDCLWHFNDRLGHLYCQYFERATPYGRVPLMDKITGLAQRYPGLMSLRSVDLSPASWMAVAWYPIYHIPMGRTIKDLSTCFLTYHTLSSSFQGMDLDDDIEGGHEKKKEGEGIALPAFGLATYKMQGGNVWVAGNRGRDQERLLSLLSVADSWLKQLRVQHHDFNHFVGIRHG from the exons atgatttttaataaagggTCAATGCATTCTAACCTTGACTGTTTCGTACGGTGTACCACACCTGTGGTTCAATCTCAGTTTCTTCCCAAG TCCGAGATTACAAGCCTTAACCGTTTGTGGCAACCGTGGGAGAGAGAAAGCGTGGAATATTTCACGTTGGGGGATCTTTGGAATTGCTACGACGAATGGAGTGCTTATGGAGCAGGAGTTCCCATTACCTTGACAAGTGGAGAAACACTTGTGCAGTACTATGTGCCTTATCTCTCCGCAATTCAGATATTCACTAGCAACAGTTTCAG GGAAGAGACTGAATCAGGTGACTGTGAAACAAGGGATTCCTATAGTGATTCTTTCAGCGATGAGAGTGAGTGTGACAAGTTATGGAGGTGGGATGGAACTTCCTCAGAAGAAGGAGGCTCTGAGCAAGATTGTCTCTGGCATTTCAATGACAGATTGGGTCACCTTTATTGCCAATATTTTGAAAGAGCAACTCCATATGGAAGAGTTCCTCTCATGGATAAG ATTACTGGATTAGCACAAAGATACCCAGGGTTGATGTCATTAAGAAGTGTTGATCTTTCGCCAGCAAGTTGGATGGCCGTTGCGTG GTACCCAATATATCATATCCCCATGGGAAGAACAATTAAAGATCTTTCTACATGCTTCCTCACTTATCACacgctttcatcttcatttcaaG GCATGGACCTTGATGATGACATAGAGGGTGGCCAcgagaagaaaaaggaaggggAAGGCATAGCACTGCCAGCATTTGGTTTGGCAACTTACAAAATGCAAGGGGGAAACGTGTGGGTCGCAGGAAATCGTGGTCGGGACCAAGAAAGGCTATTGTCACTATTGAGTGTGGCAGATTCATGGTTGAAGCAACTAAGGGTCCAGCATCATGACTTTAATCACTTCGTGGGCATTCGGCACggctaa
- the LOC114373718 gene encoding protein EPIDERMAL PATTERNING FACTOR 1-like isoform X2 — protein MRRNSLYIAAFVLVLLCVPIIISARHINRSRSRHGGHPDPGEKNTKDGMNIVAKEKLHWEGRVVARKRIGRGPDTLEIAGSRLPDCSHACGSCSPCRLVMVSFVCASLAEAESCPMAYKCMCHNKSYPVP, from the exons ATGAGGAGGAACTCTCTCTATATTGCTGCATTCGTGCTTGTTTTACTTTGTGTTCCAATAATCATCTCGGCAAGGCACATAAACCGGTCACGTTCAC GACATGGTGGGCATCCAGATCCAGGAGAGAAAAACACAAAAGATGGAATGAACATAGTGGCAAAAGAAAAGTTGCATTGGGAAGGAAGAGTAGTGGCAAGGAAACGTATTGGTCGTGGCCCCGACACACTAGAAATAGCGGGTTCGAGGTTGCCTGATTGCTCTCACGCGTGTGGATCATGCTCGCCATGCAGGTTGGTGATGGTCAGCTTTGTTTGTGCATCGCTTGCGGAGGCTGAGTCCTGTCCAATGGCTTACAAGTGCATGTGCCATAACAAGTCCTATCCTGTCCCATAA
- the LOC114373718 gene encoding protein EPIDERMAL PATTERNING FACTOR 1-like isoform X1, with protein sequence MRRNSLYIAAFVLVLLCVPIIISARHINRSRSLGHGGHPDPGEKNTKDGMNIVAKEKLHWEGRVVARKRIGRGPDTLEIAGSRLPDCSHACGSCSPCRLVMVSFVCASLAEAESCPMAYKCMCHNKSYPVP encoded by the exons ATGAGGAGGAACTCTCTCTATATTGCTGCATTCGTGCTTGTTTTACTTTGTGTTCCAATAATCATCTCGGCAAGGCACATAAACCGGTCACGTTCAC TAGGACATGGTGGGCATCCAGATCCAGGAGAGAAAAACACAAAAGATGGAATGAACATAGTGGCAAAAGAAAAGTTGCATTGGGAAGGAAGAGTAGTGGCAAGGAAACGTATTGGTCGTGGCCCCGACACACTAGAAATAGCGGGTTCGAGGTTGCCTGATTGCTCTCACGCGTGTGGATCATGCTCGCCATGCAGGTTGGTGATGGTCAGCTTTGTTTGTGCATCGCTTGCGGAGGCTGAGTCCTGTCCAATGGCTTACAAGTGCATGTGCCATAACAAGTCCTATCCTGTCCCATAA
- the LOC114373364 gene encoding uncharacterized protein LOC114373364: protein SATTLYIHNNQKVPSSYSKKAIKRARCRLRLLKNKRQAIARQLRKDLAELIQSGHEETAFNRVEQLMGDESLTAAYELLDHFCEFILTQLSYIQRHKDCPNDINEAVSSLIFASARCGDLPELGVIRKLFGQRYGERFATAAVELSPGNLVNKQLKENLSVKSVPDDMKYRMVDEIARDNCLQQQVLAIQYYPDWQQVQVKENQGYQLVESDAKIIDTISGSKVHPSEIEEITRDVTCVNPSISKQSDSCSLPEPNLADTSAMASAVQQYPPYFLRYPLEKKVVDIDFPELLSSINFDLQNKGERMALTSSAQRVSFPPYSEEMVDYVDAIKEFSVPNDGGCQDQMLFKFRSSGLSRRQKTQFGYDSDIGQDGSESENSSTRTSTKSKRRPEKRSRRRSSSMENLGLMDIGYMIYYHKPCKSPLAHKHSSRKHHKPSLEGISPSSYGQKRLMLHGFSEEGNVLQSCHSQDGTRRKLFNFKMSGCSLDQPCYFFLHDDEDYLEPQSMKQKRGIRATHAQQELLPDECCHCQLFCDNELNQGIELVTIPRRPNRRSYSGAAEYHVFNYQDCQAGNGNNETKEKISASPKVSNPRTGGSSTIVETEATYSRAMTMPQERHRNNKDKMLRTYSCPSPHPIHVHPKLPDYDDIAAKFTALKKERMENMDRSKDQN from the exons tctgCTACTACTCTTTATATCCATAATAACCAG AAAGTGCCATCAAGTTATAG TAAGAAGGCGATCAAACGAGCCCGGTGCCGGCTCAGGCTACTCAAGAACAAGAGGCAGGCAATAGCAAGGCAACTGAGAAAGGACTTGGCTGAGCTAATACAAAGTGGCCATGAAGAAACTGCATTTAACCGG GTGGAACAGCTTATGGGAGATGAAAGCTTAACAGCTGCGTATGAATTGTTAGATCACTTCTGCGAATTTATCCTTACGCAACTCTCCTACATCCAGAGGCACAA GGACTGTCCAAATGATATTAATGAAGCAGTCTCTAGTCTTATATTTGCTTCTGCAAGATGTGGGGATCTTCCTGAGCTCGGTGTCATCAGAAAGCTCTTTGGACAGCGTTATGGTGAGAGGTTTGCAACTGCAGCTGTAGAGCTATCACCAGGAAATCTAGTAAACAAACAA TTGAAAGAGAACCTGTCAGTGAAATCTGTGCCGGATGATATGAAGTACAGAATGGTGGATGAAATAGCCAGGGATAACTGTCTGCAACAACAGGTTTTAGCCATACAATATTACCCTGATTGGCAACAAGTGCAG GTGAAAGAAAATCAAGGGTATCAACTAGTGGAGAGTGATGCCAAAATAATTGACACTATTTCAGGATCTAAAGTTCACCCTTCAGAGATTGAAGAGATAACAAGAGATGTCACATGTGTTAATCCATCCATTTCCAAACAAAGTGATTCTTGTTCTCTGCCAGAACCAAACTTAGCTGATACTTCAGCTATGGCGTCTGCTGTTCAGCAATATCCCCCATATTTCCTGAGATATCCTTTGGAGAAGAAAGTAGTAGATATAGACTTTCCTGAGCTACTTTCttctataaattttgatttgcaAAACAAGGGGGAAAGAATGGCCTTAACATCTTCTGCACAAAGAGTGAGTTTCCCTCCCTATTCTGAAGAAATGGTAGATTATGTGGATGCCATTAAGGAGTTTTCTGTACCAAATGATGGTGGCTGCCAGGACCAAATGCTATTTAAGTTCAGATCTTCTGGTCTATCCAGGAGACAAAAAACTCAATTTGGTTATGATAGTGATATTGGTCAAGATGGATCAGAGAGTGAGAACTCAAGCACAAGGACCTCAACAAAGAGCAAAAGGAGACCTGAGAAAAGATCAAGAAGGAGATCATCCTCCATGGAAAACCTTGGCCTTATGGATATTGGATACATGATATATTATCACAAGCCATGCAAAAGTCCCTTAGCTCATAAGCATAGTAGCAGAAAGCACCATAAGCCTTCACTAGAAGGAATTTCCCCATCAAGTTATGGCCAGAAGAGACTGATGCTACATGGTTTCTCAGAAGAGGGAAATGTTTTACAGTCATGTCACAGCCAAGATGGCACAAGGAGAAAACTTTTCAACTTTAAAATGAGTGGCTGCAGCTTGGACCAACCTTGTTATTTTTTCCTACATGATGATGAAGACTATTTGGAACCTCAATCAATGAAGCAAAAGAGAGGGATCAGAGCCACACATGCTCAACAAGAACTTCTGCCTGATGAATGCTGCCACTGCCAACTCTTTTGTGATAATGAGTTGAACCAAGGAATTGAATTGGTTACCATCCCTCGGAGACCAAATAGGAGGAGTTATAGTGGTGCAGCTGAGTATCATGTATTCAACTACCAGGATTGCCAAGCTGGTAATGGAAAcaatgaaacaaaagaaaaaatctctGCTTCTCCCAAAGTTTCCAATCCAAGGACTGGTGGTTCCTCAACAATAGTAGAAACAGAAGCTACCTATTCAAGGGCCATGACAATGCCCCAAGAGAGGCACAGAAACAACAAAGATAAGATGTTAAGGACATATTCATGTCCTTCTCCACATCCTATTCATGTTCATCCTAAGTTGCCAGACTATGATGACATCGCTGCCAAGTTCACTGCTCTCAAGAAAGAGCGCATGGAAAACATGGACCGCAGTAAGGACCAAAACTAG
- the LOC114374568 gene encoding photosystem II repair protein PSB27-H1, chloroplastic-like — protein sequence MASPTLITPKSVKSLSPIKPKATTITIAATLTPSTTTHPRRRELLSIITTTWLLPLSPALASSDEEYVKETEEVINKVRTTIVMDKNDPNVATAVAELRETSNSWVAKYRREKALLGRASFRDIYSALNAVSGHYISFGPTAPIPAKRRARILEEVDTAEKALLRGR from the coding sequence ATGGCCTCCCCAACACTAATAACCCCCAAATCAGTCAAATCACTCTCACCCATCAAGCCCAAAGCCACCACCATCACCATCGCCGCCACTCTCACACCATCCACCACCACCCACCCTCGCCGCCGGGAATTGTTGTCCATCATCACCACCACATGGTTGCTCCCTCTGAGCCCGGCACTGGCATCCTCGGACGAGGAATACGTGAAGGAGACAGAGGAAGTGATCAACAAAGTGAGGACGACAATCGTGATGGACAAGAATGACCCCAACGTGGCAACCGCGGTAGCGGAGTTGAGAGAAACCTCGAACTCCTGGGTGGCAAAGTACAGGAGGGAGAAAGCGCTTCTTGGACGCGCTTCCTTTAGGGACATATATTCCGCGCTCAACGCTGTGTCGGGACACTACATTAGCTTCGGACCAACCGCTCCCATTCCCGCCAAACGAAGGGCAAGGATCTTGGAGGAGGTCGACACTGCTGAAAAGGCGCTTCTAAGGGGAAGATGA
- the LOC114373365 gene encoding NDR1/HIN1-like protein 6 gives MTSEAYVPKRYESLENPFAHKPPRKRSRRGSGFCGCLRCCCCCFSFCRCCICTIFIIIILLVGIGLALFYFIKPKVPSYDIEHINVKSFDIRKESKVYTDVVIVVKADNPNEEIGLDYLENEVGIMYVGSQLSSGQIPPFLQPGKNTTTVNVELKGENEFSVEMQNHFMEDQEKGNIPLLITVKLPIRIVINDLIHLRKVVVNLNCSVVIDKLEVNKSPKILDKVFSYGIEF, from the coding sequence ATGACATCTGAAGCATATGTGCCTAAAAGATATGAGTCTCTAGAGAACCCTTTTGCTCATAAACCGCCGCGTAAGCGTTCTCGTCGTGGTTCTGGTTTTTGCGGGTGCCTGAggtgttgttgctgctgctttAGTTTCTGCCGTTGCTGCATTTGCAccatttttatcataattatacTCTTGGTGGGAATTGGTTTggctttattttactttattaagcCTAAGGTTCCTTCCTATGACATTGAACACATTAATGTCAAGTCATTTGATATCAGAAAGGAAAGTAAGGTATACACTGATGTTGTCATTGTCGTGAAAGCGGATAATCCTAATGAAGAAATCGGATTGGACTATTTGGAGAATGAAGTTGGGATAATGTACGTAGGATCTCAACTTAGCTCGGGGCAGATCCCTCCTTTCTTGCAGCCAGGGAAAAACACAACAACGGTCAACGTGGAATTGAAGGGGGAAAATGAATTTAGTGTTGAAATGCAAAATCACTTTATGGAAGACCAGGAAAAAGGGAATATTCCTTTGTTGATAACAGTGAAGCTTCCCATAAGGATCGTGATTAATGATTTGATTCATCTCAGAAAAGTTGTGGTTAATTTAAATTGTTCCGTGGTTATTGACAAGTTGGAAGTCAACAAAAGTCCTAAGATTTTGGACAAAGTTTTCAGCTATGGCATAGAGTTCTGA